From Miscanthus floridulus cultivar M001 chromosome 15, ASM1932011v1, whole genome shotgun sequence, the proteins below share one genomic window:
- the LOC136509437 gene encoding uncharacterized protein yields MAFTTTKQQRLRLRPPRGSSFVLAAPTLVVLLLLIFLAVFAQPSSCRPLPADDHRHNNGVVKAAAATDVILLPLLPADAETTTMVVAAPSSGPREDDEYRRRHGLAGGRHQWLLNKKPRGKAPPSAPSKRTN; encoded by the coding sequence ATGGCCTTCACAACAACCAAGCAgcagcggctccggctccggccgcCCCGCGGCAGCAGCTTCGTCCTCGCCGCGCCCAcgctcgtcgtcctcctcctcctcatcttcctcGCCGTCTTCGCGCAGCCTTCCAGCTGCAGGCCTCTGCCTGCCGACGACCACCGACACAACAACGGCGTCGtcaaggccgccgccgccaccgacgtGATACTTCTACCTCTACTACCCGCCGACGCCGAGACGACGACGATGGTCGTCGCGGCACCGTCGTCCGGGCCCAGAGAGGACGATGAGTATCGGCGGCGGCATGGGCTCGCCGGCGGCCGCCACCAGTGGCTGCTCAACAAGAAGCCCCGAGGGAAAGCGCCGCCCTCCGCCCCCAGCAAACGCACCAACTGA
- the LOC136506625 gene encoding subtilisin-like protease — protein sequence MDLNLRLPLAMLVLVGLLVYTTPTHANSEISIRRTYIVRVRLPPNFSPDMSSSNLETWYRSFLPPSSMSASRPHTPFIYTYREAILGFAVNLTKVEVEYITKRDGVLNVYEDYLIPLLTTHTPDFLGLRSNGGAWNSIGMGGGSIIGLLDTGIDMSHPSFHDDGMKPPPAKWRGSCDFGDAKCNKKLIGGRSFSRGHVPPVDNAGHGTHTASTAAGQFVEGASVLGNGNGTAAGMAPHAHLAMYRVCSEFGCWNSDIVAGLDAAISDGVDILSISLGGRSRPFHRELMATGTFSAMRKGIFVSCSAGNSGPSSGTLSNEEPWVLTVGASTMDRQMKAIVKLGDGRSFVGESAYQPSNLVSLPLAYTLDSGNVKGKVVACDLDGSGSSGIRIGKTVQEAGGAGMIVFGKQVSGHNTFAEPHVLPASYVNPIDAAVIREYAKNSSSKPTASIVYEGTSLGTTPAPVVAFFSSRGPSTASPGVLKPDIIGPGVNVIAAWPFKVGPPTTSANSMKFNSISGTSMSAPHLSGIAAIIKSVHPDWSPAAIKSAIMTTAYTVDGNKKPILDEKFSPAGHFSIGAGHVNPSRAINPGLIYDTDEEQYVLYLCGLGYTDFEVETVTHQKDACRKGRKITEAELNYPSIAVNAKLVVNRTVTNVGEASSTYTVDIAMPKGVTASISPNKLEFTKAKEVKTFVVSLSWDANEIKHAEGSFTWLFGKQAVRSPIVIF from the coding sequence ATGGATCTTAATCTAAGACTCCCATTGGCAATGCTTGTTCTTGTAGGCCTTCTAGTATACACCACGCCAACCCATGCGAATTCTGAAATTTCTATCCGACGGACATATATTGTGCGTGTGCGCCTTCCACCAAACTTTTCCCCTGATATGAGCTCTTCAAACCTTGAGACATGGTATAGATCATTCCTCCCACCATCATCGATGAGTGCATCTAGGCCTCATACACCATTCATCTATACCTATAGAGAAGCCATTCTCGGCTTTGCTGTGAACCTCACGAAAGTTGAGGTAGAGTACATTACAAAAAGAGATGGGGTCCTTAATGTATACGAGGATTACCTTATACCACTCTTGACAACCCATACACCTGACTTCCTTGGGCTAAGGTCCAATGGAGGAGCTTGGAATAGCATAGGAATGGGTGGGGGAAGCATCATAGGCTTACTAGATACAGGGATAGACATGTCACACCCCTCGTTTCATGATGATGGAATGAAGCCACCTCCAGCAAAGTGGCGCGGGTCTTGTGACTTTGGAGATGCCAAATGCAACAAAAAGTTGATTGGCGGCCGATCATTTTCTAGAGGTCATGTGCCTCCCGTGGATAATGCTGGCCATGGTACACACACTGCGAGCACAGCTGCCGGACAATTCGTAGAAGGTGCAAGTGTGCTTGGCAATGGAAATGGTACCGCGGCTGGCATGGCCCCACATGCACACCTTGCTATGTATCGAGTGTGCAGCGAATTCGGATGTTGGAACTCAGATATAGTGGCTGGACTAGATgcagcaatttctgatggtgttgACATATTGTCTATATCACTTGGTGGTCGGTCACGACCATTCCATCGAGAACTAATGGCAACTGGCACATTTTCTGCCATGCGGAAAGGGATATTTGTCAGTTGTTCTGCTGGAAATTCAGGTCCATCATCTGGCACCCTAAGCAACGAGGAGCCTTGGGTCCTAACGGTTGGTGCGAGTACAATGGACCGACAGATGAAAGCTATTGTCAAGCTAGGTGATGGCCGCTCATTCGTTGGTGAGTCAGCCTACCAACCCTCTAACCTTGTTTCTTTGCCACTAGCGTATACGCTAGATTCTGGGAATGTTAAAGGGAAGGTTGTTGCTTGTGATCTTGATGGTTCTGGTAGCTCTGGCATCCGAATTGGAAAAACTGTCCAGGAAGCCGGCGGTGCTGGGATGATAGTATTTGGAAAACAAGTGAGTGGGCACAATACTTTTGCTGAACCACATGTCCTCCCAGCATCTTATGTGAATCCCATAGATGCTGCTGTCATTAGAGAGTATGCTAAGAACTCTAGCAGCAAGCCAACAGCCTCAATTGTCTACGAGGGAACATCATTGGGAACGACTCCAGCTCCTGTAgttgctttcttctcttctcgTGGTCCAAGCACAGCAAGCCCTGGTGTTCTTAAGCCTGACATCATTGGACCAGGAGTGAATGTCATTGCAGCTTGGCCATTCAAAGTTGGACCACCAACAACAAGTGCAAACTCTATGAAGTTCAATTCCATTTCTGGAACATCAATGTCTGCACCTCACCTCAGTGGAATCGCAGCTATTATCAAGAGTGTTCATCCAGATTGGTCACCTGCAGCAATCAAATCAGCAATCATGACAACAGCCTACACAGTAGATGGTAACAAGAAGCCGATCCTAGATGAAAAATTCAGTCCAGCTGGTCATTTCAGCATAGGCGCTGGGCATGTTAACCCTTCTCGCGCTATCAATCCAGGTCTAATCTATGACACCGACGAGGAGCAATATGTTCTGTACCTATGCGGGCTTGGCTACACAGATTTTGAAGTTGAGACAGTCACCCATCAGAAGGATGCCTGCAGGAAAGGAAGAAAAATCACCGAAGCTGAGCTGAACTATCCTTCGATTGCGGTGAATGCGAAACTTGTGGTGAATAGGACGGTCACCAATGTCGGCGAGGCAAGTTCGACCTACACTGTGGACATTGCTATGCCGAAGGGAGTAACAGCATCGATTTCACCAAATAAGCTAGAATTTACCAAGGCGAAAGAGGTGAAAACATTTGTTGTGAGTTTAAGCTGGGATGCCAATGAAATTAAGCATGCAGAGGGAAGCTTCACATGGCTGTTTGGGAAGCAAGCTGTGAGGAGCCCCATTGTAATATTCTAA